A section of the Salvelinus fontinalis isolate EN_2023a chromosome 33, ASM2944872v1, whole genome shotgun sequence genome encodes:
- the LOC129832434 gene encoding TLC domain-containing protein 5-like, producing MTSLAVGVVLCLTGWITLYTLLCNTNGSHGSEWNCRLVTLLHGILAVCITAYIGYVDGPWPFTHPGTKNTPLQISAMVISLGYFFFDMGWCVYFRTEGPVMLAHHTMSILGILLTLSLGESGIESCAVLFGSEITNPLLQARWFLRQLGRYESLTGEVVDVLFVVLFVFMRIVVGGRMLYCELISPRPRFIIKCGGVAMYVLSWVFMVDIGRFAYRKSQSKYRRWRDQHRLAAVNGHDGKTD from the exons ATGACATCGCTGGCTGTCGGCGTGGTCCTTTGTCTAACAGGCTGGATCACTCTCTACACACTACTGTGTAACACCAATGGCAGCCATGGTTCTGAGTGGAATTGTAGGCTGGTCACACTGCTCCATGGAATCCTGGCCGTCTGTATAACAGCCTACATAGGCTATGTGGATGGACCTTGGCCCTTCACACATCCAG GCACAAAGAACACCCCCCTTCAGATCAGTGCTATGGTCATTAGCCTGGGCTACTTCTTCTTCGATATGGGCTGGTGTGTTTACTTCCGCACAGAGGGACCGGTGATGCTGGCTCACCACACCATGAGCATCCTGGGTATTTTGTTGACCCTGAGCTTGGGGGAATCAGGCATCGAGTCCTGCGCCGTGCTCTTTGGCAGTGAGATCACCAACCCCCTGCTGCAAGCTCGCTGGTTCCTGAGACAGTTGGGTCGCTATGAGAGCCTGACGGGGGAGGTGGTGGATGTTCTGTTTGTAGTGCTATTTGTGTTCATGCGCATAGTGGTTGGCGGGAGGATGTTGTACTGCGAGCTCATCTCCCCACGGCCCAGGTTCATTATAAAGTGTGGGGGAGTTGCCATGTATGTGCTATCCTGGGTGTTCATGGTGGACATTGGTCGTTTCGCCTACCGCAAGAGTCAATCCAAATACAGACGCTGGAGAGACCAACACAGATTGGCAGCAGTTAACGGACATGACGGAAAGACCGACTGA